One Cellulomonas sp. Y8 DNA segment encodes these proteins:
- a CDS encoding GNAT family N-acetyltransferase, whose translation MPRGWPVALTDGDVRLRPLRRSDEAAWMRLRAVNAAWLEPWDATSPEPVTGRRPTFGQFVRTLDRQARSGTSLPFAIEHAGELVGQLTVSGITYGSLYSASVGYWVAQHVAGRGITPTAVALATDHCFTALGLHRVEVNIRPENRPSLRVVEKLGFRDEGLRERYLHIQGAWCDHRTFALTTEDVPRGLLARWHARRSSDV comes from the coding sequence ATGCCGCGCGGCTGGCCCGTGGCCCTCACCGACGGCGACGTCCGGCTGCGCCCGCTGCGGCGGTCCGACGAGGCCGCGTGGATGCGGCTGCGCGCGGTGAACGCCGCCTGGCTCGAGCCGTGGGACGCGACGTCGCCCGAGCCCGTGACGGGTCGGCGGCCGACGTTCGGGCAGTTCGTGCGGACGCTCGACCGACAGGCCCGCTCGGGGACCTCGCTGCCGTTCGCGATCGAGCACGCCGGGGAGCTGGTCGGCCAGCTCACCGTCTCGGGGATCACCTACGGGTCGCTGTACTCGGCGTCGGTCGGCTACTGGGTCGCGCAGCACGTCGCGGGCCGGGGGATCACGCCGACCGCGGTGGCGCTGGCGACCGACCACTGCTTCACGGCGCTCGGGCTGCACCGGGTCGAGGTGAACATCCGCCCGGAGAACCGGCCGTCGCTGCGCGTGGTCGAGAAGCTCGGGTTCCGGGACGAGGGCCTGCGCGAGCGGTACCTGCACATCCAGGGCGCGTGGTGCGACCACCGCACGTTCGCGCTGACGACGGAGGACGTGCCGCGCGGGCTGCTGGCGCGCTGGCACGCGCGACGGTCTTCGGACGTCTGA
- the glp gene encoding gephyrin-like molybdotransferase Glp, translating into MRSVQDQLAAVLAGVGPVAPLDVVLADAAGTILAEDVVAPADVPARPVAARDGYAVATGDLRGGAPGAPLVLPVAHDVLAGDPAALRLAPGQAVRIASGGPVPAGADAVVPAEDTDRGAVRVALHRVPVPGEHVRAVGADTVRGAVVLAAGTRLGARQLATAAAAGRGRLRVHPAPRVVIVSIGSELAEPGTPPRDGGVYESAGHALEAAVRDTGATPVRAGVVPDDRAVLSEALEDQLVRADVVVTTGGLSESQHDTLADVLAPLGTVRFDQVAMAPGFRHGFGTLGDGPHAVPLFALPGHPVASQVAFEVFVRPALRAMAGHTDLFRPSVTARADVGWPSPEGVRQFVPAAVVGTPGEGYRVTPVGDPAVPSITGFAHANALAVVGEQDSAVVAGQVVHCLVLEG; encoded by the coding sequence ATGAGATCCGTCCAGGACCAGCTCGCGGCGGTGCTCGCCGGGGTCGGACCGGTGGCCCCGCTCGACGTGGTGCTCGCCGACGCGGCCGGCACGATCCTCGCCGAGGACGTCGTGGCCCCGGCGGACGTCCCCGCCCGGCCGGTCGCCGCGCGCGACGGCTACGCGGTGGCGACCGGCGACCTGCGGGGCGGTGCCCCGGGCGCGCCCCTGGTGCTGCCGGTCGCGCACGACGTGCTCGCGGGCGATCCCGCGGCGCTGCGGCTCGCCCCGGGCCAGGCGGTGCGGATCGCGTCGGGCGGTCCGGTGCCCGCGGGCGCGGACGCCGTGGTCCCGGCCGAGGACACGGACCGCGGCGCCGTGCGGGTGGCCCTGCACCGGGTGCCGGTGCCGGGCGAGCACGTCCGCGCCGTCGGTGCCGACACCGTGCGCGGCGCCGTCGTGCTCGCGGCCGGCACCCGGCTCGGTGCGCGGCAGCTCGCGACCGCCGCGGCCGCGGGTCGTGGCCGGCTCCGGGTGCACCCCGCGCCGCGCGTCGTGATCGTCTCGATCGGGTCCGAGCTCGCCGAGCCCGGCACGCCGCCGCGCGACGGCGGCGTGTACGAGTCGGCGGGCCACGCGCTCGAGGCGGCGGTCCGGGACACGGGTGCGACCCCGGTCCGGGCGGGCGTGGTGCCGGACGACCGCGCCGTGCTCAGCGAGGCGCTCGAGGACCAGCTGGTGCGCGCGGACGTCGTGGTCACCACGGGCGGGTTGTCCGAGTCGCAGCACGACACCCTCGCCGACGTCCTCGCCCCGCTGGGGACGGTGCGGTTCGACCAGGTGGCGATGGCGCCGGGCTTCCGGCACGGCTTCGGCACCCTCGGCGACGGGCCGCACGCGGTGCCGCTGTTCGCGCTGCCCGGCCACCCGGTGGCGTCGCAGGTGGCGTTCGAGGTGTTCGTCCGTCCCGCGCTGCGGGCGATGGCCGGGCACACCGACCTGTTCCGGCCGTCGGTGACGGCGCGCGCGGACGTCGGCTGGCCGTCGCCCGAGGGGGTGCGGCAGTTCGTGCCGGCCGCGGTGGTGGGGACGCCGGGCGAGGGCTACCGCGTCACGCCCGTCGGCGACCCCGCGGTCCCGTCGATCACCGGGTTCGCGCACGCCAACGCCCTCGCCGTCGTGGGGGAGCAGGACTCCGCCGTCGTCGCCGGGCAGGTCGTGCACTGCCTGGTGCTGGAGGGCTGA